One segment of Chionomys nivalis chromosome 1, mChiNiv1.1, whole genome shotgun sequence DNA contains the following:
- the Rbm48 gene encoding RNA-binding protein 48 isoform X1 — protein sequence MAFSDGKPGCVFDHHVQTAVCDSRAKYRESRRPRAVKVYTINLESQYLLIQGVPAVGAMKELVERFALYGAIEQYNALDEYPAEDFTEVYLIKFVKLQSARIAKKKMDEQSFFGGLLHVCYAPEFETVEETRQKLEERKAYIARATKSKDYYLTKKKLVPEQKGTKDSRQDFYSHIPGFSTAALNTSPENSSPCLPYSCELPLCHFTSQTTCLPGDHVDGASNSCSSSRNHGELSEHCNYSAFSPELQMSTYKNALPCSSMQEAVTTSESVGRFMPRTTQLQERKRRRDCDRELGTFSETNTSSNAVVIGPKLPALPTVDLQDDSLNTTANLIRSKLKEVISSVPKTPEEDMSTSHPRKQRRRI from the exons ATGGCGTTCAGTGACGGCAAGCCGGGTTGCGTGTTCGACCACCATGTCCAGACGGCCGTGTGTGATTCGCGGGCCAAATACCGGGAGAGCCGACGCCCTCGTGCGGTCAAG gtatataCAATCAACTTGGAATCTCAGTACTTATTAATACAAGGCGTGCCTGCAGTGGGGGCCATGAAAGAATTAGTTGAACGATTTGCTCTGTATGGTGCGATTGAACAGTATAACGCTCTAGATGAATACCCAGCGGAAGATTTTACAGAAGTTTATCTCATTAAATTTGTGAAATTACAAAGTGCAAG gATAGCTAAGAAAAAGATGGATGAACAGAGTTTCTTTGGTGGGCTACTTCATGTGTGCTATGCTCCAGAATTTGAGACAGTTGAAGAAACTAGACAAAAGttagaagaaagaaaggcttATATTGCAAGAGCTACAAAAAGCAAAG ATTATTACTTGACAAAGAAGAAACTGGTTCCAGagcaaaaaggaacaaaagatTCTAGACAAGATTTTTATTCACATATACCTGGATTTTCTACAGCTGCTTTGAACACTTCTCCTGAGAATTCAAGTCCTTGTCTTCCTTATTCTTGTGAATTGCCTTTGTGCCATTTTACCTCCCAAACCACTTGTTTGCCTGGGGACCATGTGGACGGAGCATCAAACTCCTGTAGCAGCAGCAGGAACCATGGTGAACTATCAGAGCACTGTAACTACAGTGCCTTTTCTCCAGAACTACAGATGAGTACTTACAAAAATGCACTACCTTGCTCTAGTATGCAAGAGGCTGTTACCACCTCAGAGTCAGTCGGCAGATTCATGCCTAGGACAACACAGctgcaggaaaggaaaagaaggagagactGTGATCGTGAACTCGGAACTTTTTCTGAAACAAACACAAGCAGTAACGCGGTCGTGATTGGACCTAAGTTACCAGCTCTTCCCACAGTGGATCTGCAGGATGACTCCTTGAATACCACGGCAAACTTAATTCGGAGTAAACTTAAAgag GTGATTTCATCTGTGCCAAAGACTCCAGAGGAAGATATGTCTACAAGTCACCCacgaaaacaaagaagaagaatatAG
- the Rbm48 gene encoding RNA-binding protein 48 isoform X2 translates to MAFSDGKPGCVFDHHVQTAVCDSRAKYRESRRPRAVKVYTINLESQYLLIQGVPAVGAMKELVERFALYGAIEQYNALDEYPAEDFTEVYLIKFVKLQSARIAKKKMDEQSFFGGLLHVCYAPEFETVEETRQKLEERKAYIARATKSKAALNTSPENSSPCLPYSCELPLCHFTSQTTCLPGDHVDGASNSCSSSRNHGELSEHCNYSAFSPELQMSTYKNALPCSSMQEAVTTSESVGRFMPRTTQLQERKRRRDCDRELGTFSETNTSSNAVVIGPKLPALPTVDLQDDSLNTTANLIRSKLKEVISSVPKTPEEDMSTSHPRKQRRRI, encoded by the exons ATGGCGTTCAGTGACGGCAAGCCGGGTTGCGTGTTCGACCACCATGTCCAGACGGCCGTGTGTGATTCGCGGGCCAAATACCGGGAGAGCCGACGCCCTCGTGCGGTCAAG gtatataCAATCAACTTGGAATCTCAGTACTTATTAATACAAGGCGTGCCTGCAGTGGGGGCCATGAAAGAATTAGTTGAACGATTTGCTCTGTATGGTGCGATTGAACAGTATAACGCTCTAGATGAATACCCAGCGGAAGATTTTACAGAAGTTTATCTCATTAAATTTGTGAAATTACAAAGTGCAAG gATAGCTAAGAAAAAGATGGATGAACAGAGTTTCTTTGGTGGGCTACTTCATGTGTGCTATGCTCCAGAATTTGAGACAGTTGAAGAAACTAGACAAAAGttagaagaaagaaaggcttATATTGCAAGAGCTACAAAAAGCAAAG CTGCTTTGAACACTTCTCCTGAGAATTCAAGTCCTTGTCTTCCTTATTCTTGTGAATTGCCTTTGTGCCATTTTACCTCCCAAACCACTTGTTTGCCTGGGGACCATGTGGACGGAGCATCAAACTCCTGTAGCAGCAGCAGGAACCATGGTGAACTATCAGAGCACTGTAACTACAGTGCCTTTTCTCCAGAACTACAGATGAGTACTTACAAAAATGCACTACCTTGCTCTAGTATGCAAGAGGCTGTTACCACCTCAGAGTCAGTCGGCAGATTCATGCCTAGGACAACACAGctgcaggaaaggaaaagaaggagagactGTGATCGTGAACTCGGAACTTTTTCTGAAACAAACACAAGCAGTAACGCGGTCGTGATTGGACCTAAGTTACCAGCTCTTCCCACAGTGGATCTGCAGGATGACTCCTTGAATACCACGGCAAACTTAATTCGGAGTAAACTTAAAgag GTGATTTCATCTGTGCCAAAGACTCCAGAGGAAGATATGTCTACAAGTCACCCacgaaaacaaagaagaagaatatAG